The following DNA comes from Verrucomicrobiia bacterium.
GCATAGATGGCGCCGCGGGTTAATCCGTTTATTAACAATTCCATGGGGAAAATTTAATAACAGAAAAAAGAGAGAGCGTTAAGACTTTTTGTTTGGCTACTAGTTATGAGTAGTCAGCACTCAAGTTTTTTTAAAATTCTTACTTTTTAGCGGTCTGTTTTTGGATTACTAATTGGCGACGAATTTTCCGTTTTCCACTTTCCAAATAATGAAGTTGGATTGTTTGGGATCGCCTTTTTCGTCGAATTCTACTTTTCCTAAGCAAGTGTCGTAAGGATGAGCCCGTAGCGCTTTGGCCACAGCTTCTGCATCGGTGGTGCCAGCTTCTTGAATGGCTTGCAAGAGAACGTTAATAGCTTCGTAGCCGTAAACTGAATAGGGACCTTCAGCTCCGTAGCGGGCGCGATATTTTTTTAAGAAAGGCTGAGCTGAGGGCATGGATTGGAAATCAGGAAAGAAGGTGAGATAAGTGTCTGTTGCGTAATTGCCGGTGGCGTTGATGAATTCTTTCATGAAACAACCGTCACCTGAGAGGAAAGGAATTTGAGAACCACTTTGGCGCAGTTGCACGAGAAGCGGACCGCCTTGTCCATACATGCCGCCGAAAAATAACATTTCGGCCTGATTGGCTTTGATGGCAGAAAGGTTGGCGCGAAAATCCATTTCTTCTCGGCTCACGCCAGCGAAAACTACGGCCTGCGCGCCTAGATTTTCTATGGTTCGTTTGAATTCTTCAGCAAGTCCTTGCCCGTAGGCAGTTTTGTCGTGAAGGATGGCAATTTTTTTGGCTTTGAGTTGGTTGACGGCAAAGTCGCCAGCAGTTTTTCCTTGTTGATCATCGCGTCCGCAGATGCGGAATAAAGTTTTGTAACCTCTTTCGGTAACATCAGGATTTGTGGAGCCAGGTGTTATTTGCAGGATATTATTTTGTTTATAAATTTCAGAAGCCGGGATGGTGCAACCACTGTTAAAATGGCCTATGACGGCCGCCACATCATTAGCGACTAGCTCTTGGGCCACTGTGACAGCTTGATTGGGTTTTCCTTCATCGTCGCGTATAATGGTGGTAATTTTTTTTCCTAAAATACCTCCTTTTTCGTTCCATTCGTCAATAGCAATTTCGGAACCGTAAAACATTGTGGTGCCTATTTGTCCATCGGGTCCAGTACGAACCCCTGCCAGGCCAAGACGCAGCGTATCATCAGATTTTTTGCAGTTAATTAAGTATAAGCCAATAAAGACAAGGGGAATAATTCGTTTCACAAAAATAAGATTACAAAAAGTAAAGTAATAATGTCAATAGAGGTTAAAGCATATTTTATGATAATTTTTTACAAAATTGTATAAAAATTAAAAAAATGTTTGACATTTTTTAAAAAATTGCAAATCTAGCACCTTTCATAAGATAAAAATTAAATTGTCACTTCATAAAACCGTTCTCTAACAGTCTAAAATAAAAAACCTCCTTAGAAAGGAAATTTTCGTTATGAAAATAACAATTAATAAGGATGGTTGGGGTAGGAGAGGTCTGATAAGCCTCTGGGGAAGTCAAACGATTAAGGCGCAAGTTGCGCTTATCAAAGGGGTGATCTTAAGTGGTTTGCTTCTTTTCGTCATTAATAATTCGGTTCCTGCGTTGCAGTTGCCTGTTGAAGCCGATATGTCATTGCCGGAAGGTAAAGCTATCTTTAATCCCGGCAATAAAAAGAGAGCCAAGATAGGTGGCAAAAAAAACTATATAACCTACTTGAAGTTTGACGATTGTGCTTTACCGGCTGGATTAACAGGTGACAACATCGGCAAAGCAGTCTTGCGAATCTATGCTTGTAAAACGAGAAAAACTTGTCCAATCAGTGTAGTGCCGATTCAGGCGCCTTGGACAGAACAGGATATCCGAGGACCTTTCATATTAAGTAACTTGGCTGTCAGCGGTAAAATCGAGAGAAAAAAGACTTATGCTTCACTGGATATTACCGAGATCGTGAGAGCTTGGACGTCGGGTCAAATTGCTAACAACGGTCTAGCTATTAAAGGTGAAAGAAGTGCTTTAGCCTTTTTAGACACTAAGGAAAATCAAAAAACAGGCAATTCAGCGGTTTTAGAAGTTGCTTTGGTTTCTGCTGGGAAACAGGGCGAAGAGGGGCAAAAAGGCGAAATTGGGCCGCAAGGGTCAGAAGGTCCTCAGGGACCGCAAGGCGAACAAGGGCCGCAAGGTGAGCCGGGTGCGCAAGGTCCTAAAGGGGACAAGGGCGACAAAGGTGATACTGGTGCACAGGGACCTCAAGGTGAAGTGGGTCCAGTTGGTCCCCAAGGTGAACAAGGCTCTGTGGGTCCTCAAGGAGAACAAGGGCCTGTAGGTCTCCAGGGCGAGCAGGGGCCGAAAGGAGATCAAGGTGATGTGGGACCTCAAGGTCCTCAAGGTCCTCAAGGAGAGAAAGGGGATCAGGGTGAAATAGGTCCAGTTGGCTCTCAAGGTGAACCAGGACCTGTCGGTCCTCAAGGCCCTTCAGGATTAGCTGGCACTAATTCAGTTACGGTTACTAATTTTGCTACGCTACCTGCTGTGCGTGCGACAACTATCGCTCAGACCATTCCTGAAGATATTTTGACTACAATCTCTTATGATGGAGCAGAAAAGTTTGATACTTTTAATCTTCACGACATTGGAGTGAATCCCCAACGTTTGATTGCAAGTTATCCTGGCTTTTATCAAGCAACGCTTCAGGTGGACTGGCCAAAATCAGGAACAGCAGAACGAGAAATCCGTATTTATAAAAATGGTACGGAGCTCGTGGCTCGGGTTAATAATCGAGCTATTTCCTCTAATGAACAGGGGCAAAGTGTGACTACTTTAATTAACTTAAGCCAAGGAGACTGGTTGGAAGCTCGCGCTCTTCACGGTGTTTCAGGTGGTTTAAGAATAAAGAGTGATTTTATGATGCATTGGTGTGGCCCGCTTTAAGGCATTAGTAAATAAATTAAATCTTAATACCAACAGCTCATTCTTTTGAGCTGTTGGTTTTTTATTTTGTGATTTTTTAGATAAAATTCAAAAACTCTTTGCAAATTCCGCCACTATGGACGACATTGTGTAAGTTATACTTGGATTAAGCATGAAAGTAAAACTCACACACTTCACCAGTTATTCTAGTAGCATCACTAACGTTTGGTTCCCAAATTTCAACCATAGAAAGGGTCTTCTTTATGAAAGAGACTATTCTTTACCGGGGGGAGAAGATCTTGCTAGGTTGTTGTCAGAAAATTCAAGGATTAAGACTTGAGACGATTATCTTTAGAAGTATAATTGTAGTCAGTTTACTCCTTTTTTTTGTTAATAATCCCATTTATGCGTTGCAGTTGTCGGTAAGTGACGATGTTTCGATGCCGGCGACAGGGCCTTTGAATAATAAAGGGGGTTCCAGTTCAAAATTGAAATTGAACGATAAGAAAAAAAGCGTGGTTTATTTCAATTTTGATCAATCGGCTTTACCGGAAAATTTAACGGCTGATAATATTAGCAAGGCGACTTTCCATGTTTATGTTAAGAAAATTAAAAGGCGAGGGCCTGTAACTTTGATGCCGATTATGGGGCGATGGGGTGAGTTGGATATCGCTGCGCCGCTTGTTTCGGACAGTATGAATGTTACTGGGCAAATTGTAGGTCAGAAACAATATGTTTCCTTTGATGTAACCGAGATTGTGAAAGCCTGGTTTTCGGGACAACTTCCTAATGCAGGATTTGCCATGAAATCTGATACTAAAGGGGCTTTTGCTATTTTTGACAGCAAAGAGGATAGAAGCACGGGGCATCCGGCTACCTTGGAGATTGCTTTGGTAGATTCCGGGCCTCAGGGGATTCAAGGGGAGCAAGGATTAGTTGGGCCTCAGGGGCCACAGGGTGATATCGGGCCAGAAGGTGCACAAGGTTTAACTGGGCCACAGGGCATTCAAGGCATTCAGGGTGAAAAAGGGGATAAAGGGGATCAGGGCGATGTGGGTCCTCAGGGGCCACAAGGTATTCAAGGTGATCCTGGAATTCAAGGGCCACAAGGTGAACAGGGGCCAATCGGATTGACTGGGGCACAAGGTCCTCAGGGCATTCAAGGTGAAAAAGGGGATAAAGGGGATCAGGGTGATGTGGGTCCACAAGGGGCTCAGGGACCGCAAGGCATTCAAGGCGATCCTGGAGTTCAGGGTCCTCAGGGTGTTCAGGGTCCTCAAGGTCCTGCATTGAATGTAAACACAGTAACGACCGCTACAGGAGCTCCGGGTTCTTTAGCAGATGTTCAGATTAGTCAAAGCGGTACTGATTTAGATTTTTCCTTTACGATTCCTGAAGGTCAAAAGGGAGATAAAGGGGATCAGGGTGATATTGGGCCAGAAGGTCCCGTGGGTCCGCAGGGACCTGTTGGCGCGGCGGGAACGAATTCCATTACGATTACCAATTTGGCTCCTTTTCCGGCAGTCCGGGTTAAAACTTCGGGTCAA
Coding sequences within:
- a CDS encoding branched-chain amino acid ABC transporter substrate-binding protein, yielding MKRIIPLVFIGLYLINCKKSDDTLRLGLAGVRTGPDGQIGTTMFYGSEIAIDEWNEKGGILGKKITTIIRDDEGKPNQAVTVAQELVANDVAAVIGHFNSGCTIPASEIYKQNNILQITPGSTNPDVTERGYKTLFRICGRDDQQGKTAGDFAVNQLKAKKIAILHDKTAYGQGLAEEFKRTIENLGAQAVVFAGVSREEMDFRANLSAIKANQAEMLFFGGMYGQGGPLLVQLRQSGSQIPFLSGDGCFMKEFINATGNYATDTYLTFFPDFQSMPSAQPFLKKYRARYGAEGPYSVYGYEAINVLLQAIQEAGTTDAEAVAKALRAHPYDTCLGKVEFDEKGDPKQSNFIIWKVENGKFVAN
- a CDS encoding DNRLRE domain-containing protein, whose protein sequence is MKITINKDGWGRRGLISLWGSQTIKAQVALIKGVILSGLLLFVINNSVPALQLPVEADMSLPEGKAIFNPGNKKRAKIGGKKNYITYLKFDDCALPAGLTGDNIGKAVLRIYACKTRKTCPISVVPIQAPWTEQDIRGPFILSNLAVSGKIERKKTYASLDITEIVRAWTSGQIANNGLAIKGERSALAFLDTKENQKTGNSAVLEVALVSAGKQGEEGQKGEIGPQGSEGPQGPQGEQGPQGEPGAQGPKGDKGDKGDTGAQGPQGEVGPVGPQGEQGSVGPQGEQGPVGLQGEQGPKGDQGDVGPQGPQGPQGEKGDQGEIGPVGSQGEPGPVGPQGPSGLAGTNSVTVTNFATLPAVRATTIAQTIPEDILTTISYDGAEKFDTFNLHDIGVNPQRLIASYPGFYQATLQVDWPKSGTAEREIRIYKNGTELVARVNNRAISSNEQGQSVTTLINLSQGDWLEARALHGVSGGLRIKSDFMMHWCGPL
- a CDS encoding DNRLRE domain-containing protein gives rise to the protein MKETILYRGEKILLGCCQKIQGLRLETIIFRSIIVVSLLLFFVNNPIYALQLSVSDDVSMPATGPLNNKGGSSSKLKLNDKKKSVVYFNFDQSALPENLTADNISKATFHVYVKKIKRRGPVTLMPIMGRWGELDIAAPLVSDSMNVTGQIVGQKQYVSFDVTEIVKAWFSGQLPNAGFAMKSDTKGAFAIFDSKEDRSTGHPATLEIALVDSGPQGIQGEQGLVGPQGPQGDIGPEGAQGLTGPQGIQGIQGEKGDKGDQGDVGPQGPQGIQGDPGIQGPQGEQGPIGLTGAQGPQGIQGEKGDKGDQGDVGPQGAQGPQGIQGDPGVQGPQGVQGPQGPALNVNTVTTATGAPGSLADVQISQSGTDLDFSFTIPEGQKGDKGDQGDIGPEGPVGPQGPVGAAGTNSITITNLAPFPAVRVKTSGQVVPAATLTAVSFTNEVYDSFNMHNPADPTKITASTAGLYLCIGQVKFPTGGTTRYQLQIVESATGSPFGETVVRVAANSDQTVQVTALAALSAGQSVQLRVGHDLSGSITTGEVNFSAIWESNAP